In one Desulfobulbaceae bacterium genomic region, the following are encoded:
- a CDS encoding universal stress protein, translating into MEKKILVAVDGSINSYNSLRYLGQLFADLADVHIHLLYVVSTASLSVGMGWLCEHDRLLSLSPAERTRYSAAKRFMQEAVLQLGRRGIEAEQVSTKIMLAKAGVAADIVSEARSGLYDALLIGRRGLTTIEELILGSVSAAVAQSCYSMPVWVVDGKVDSRKFLLPVDKSLNSLKAADHLGFILKNNPYAQINLVHLESIIGGDTDPDFVVLEEQWGKAWCDEHLHGADAVFHGPEQMLIDRGISAEHIFRELEIRSLTPHAQIVKLSSKGHYGTVVIGRRAKGLKKGFFKGVSDKVLELASHIAIWVIG; encoded by the coding sequence GTCTGCGGTATCTGGGACAGCTATTTGCCGATTTGGCAGATGTGCATATTCACCTCTTGTATGTCGTATCAACGGCTTCCTTATCTGTTGGGATGGGCTGGTTATGTGAGCATGATCGTCTTTTGTCGCTGTCGCCTGCTGAAAGAACTCGATATTCGGCTGCGAAGCGTTTTATGCAGGAAGCTGTTTTGCAGTTAGGGCGTCGTGGAATTGAGGCCGAGCAGGTCTCAACCAAAATTATGTTAGCGAAGGCTGGAGTCGCTGCCGATATCGTTTCCGAGGCCCGCAGTGGGCTCTACGATGCGCTCCTGATCGGCAGACGTGGTTTGACCACAATAGAAGAGTTGATTCTGGGCAGTGTTTCTGCGGCAGTGGCACAAAGTTGCTATAGTATGCCGGTGTGGGTTGTTGATGGCAAGGTTGACTCAAGGAAGTTTCTTTTGCCAGTCGATAAATCATTGAATTCGCTTAAGGCGGCAGACCATCTAGGTTTTATTTTAAAAAATAACCCCTATGCCCAAATTAACCTCGTTCATCTGGAGTCAATAATTGGCGGTGATACCGATCCGGACTTTGTAGTTCTGGAAGAACAATGGGGGAAGGCGTGGTGCGATGAGCACCTGCATGGCGCCGATGCGGTTTTTCACGGGCCAGAGCAAATGCTGATTGATCGGGGGATATCAGCAGAGCACATTTTTAGAGAACTCGAGATCCGGTCTCTGACCCCCCATGCCCAGATTGTCAAGCTGTCTAGTAAAGGCCATTACGGGACAGTAGTCATTGGCCGACGAGCCAAAGGGCTTAAAAAGGGCTTTTTTAAAGGGGTGTCGGATAAAGTGCTGGAGTTGGCCAGCCATATCGCTATCTGGGTTATCGGCTGA